The Flavobacterium sp. 140616W15 sequence TGGTTCCCGCATCATTGAGAGGCAATATCTCATTTGTTGTAGCAATATGTAAAGCACGGCTTAAACTATATTCATCTGTCCAACCATAAAGTTGCGCACATAATTTTGCCTTTTCAAGCATATCACAAGTACCAAAAGGCATCCAATGATCTACGATACTATCAGTACCTGTCATTAATTTCACACCGTATTTTTTTAAAGTCGGAATTGGCATTATCGTTTTACCAATAGGAATTGTAGAAACGACCCCTATACCAAGTGCTCCCATTTGTTCTGCTACTTTTTCTAAATCTTTAGGTTCCATTTTTGCCAAAGCAAAACCATGACTTATATACGTTTTTCCTTGCAGTTGCTTGTTTTCCTCTGTTCTTTTAATAATATATTCTATCGCTGCTTTACCTGATGGAAGTCCTTCATGCAAATGAATATCAATTCCTTTATTGGTGTCAATTGCAATTTGAAACATTGCATCCAACGATTTTTCCATGTTTCCATCTACACTTGTTGGATCCAATCCGCCTATAAAATCAACTCCCATTTTAGCAGCTTCTCTTAACAAAGGCTCCGATTGTGAATATAAAATTCCGTGTTGTGGAAAAGCTACAATTTCCCACCCAAAACTATCTTTATTTTTATCTAAAGCCGCAAGCAAATGTTCTAAGCTTTTTAGTCCGCTAACTGGATCAATATTACATTGGCAACGTGCAAAATAACTTCCCTGGCTTTGCATAAGTTTAATAGCTTCTTCTGCTTTATACTGAGAATCCGTGAGCAATTGCGGTATAATTTTTTGCTCCAGCGTTATCATATCTTTTACAGTATATCCTTTTCTAGGCGCAGCATTCCAGTTCCCTCCATAATACGTTTTATCGATATGAATATGCATATCACGTAATCCTGGAAGCATTAAAAATCCTTTGGCATCAACCGTTTTTAATTTTGTTACTGGTTTATCTTTAGTAATACTTTTTATTTTACCTTCTGCAATATGTAAATTATATAAAGCTGTTTTTGTAGCAACAACTTCATTTTTTTCATTGTATTCAAAACCTTCTTCTAATCTTACATTACTTAAAATATATTCTTTTAAAGCAGACTTCTTCCCATCCTCTGCTTGCTCTTGTGCCATAGCTGCAGCACCTATTCCCGAAAACAATGCAGCACCTGTAGCAGCTGCCCCCAATCCTAAAAATTTTTTTCGGCTTATCTTATTTTCTTCCATATCCTATATATTATTTTGCTTTGGCTTGTTCTAATACTTTTATCATTTCTTTGTATCCTCTTTTTTTAGCATGCGCTAAAGATGTCACGCCGTTTTTATCTGCAATATTTACGTTACAGCCACCTTGAATTAATGCTTTTACAATATTTACATGCACTATACCACCATCACTTAGTATGACTGCTTCTAATAATGCTGTCCATCCCAAATTATTAATATGATCTTTAGGGTAATTAGGTGTATTAACTAACAATTTTACTACATCCAAATGTCCTTTTTCAGCAGCTGGAATAAGTGCCGAGCCTCCATAACGATTATATATTTTAAAATTTGCTCCATGACTTAAAGACTCTTTTACTATTTCAAGATTCCCTTCTGCTCCAGCGTATAAAAATGGACTATCAAGCATTTTATTCTGTGCATTTACATCGGCACCAGCATTAATTAATAGTATTGCTATCTCATTATTGTTATTATAAACAGCTCTCATTAAAGGAGTTTCTCCATCAATATTTTTTGTTTCTAAAGAAGGTTTTTCTTTTAAAAGTGCAATTACATTATCAATATCTCCCGCTTCAACCGCTTCTATAAGTGTTTTATCTTTCATCTTATCTATTTTTAAATCTGTTTGTTTAGAAGAACATCCCATTAATATTAGAACATATAAAATCAAGCAATATCGCAGATTGCTTCTGTTTTTATTTTTTTCCATATCATTTTAAAATTCATAATTGTTTCCGGAAAACAATTGTTATTAATTGTTTACAAAAATCGGTTAGATTTTTTAACGGCAATGGTATTATTAATGAGAAGGATGGTAAAGATTATAACTTTCTTTAAAATCGCCTGGTGTTTTTCCTGCATATTTTTTAAAAACCTTACTAAAGTACCCATTATCATTAAAGCCTAATTGATAAGCTATTTCTTTTATAGATAAATTGGTACTGGTAAGTAATCGTTTCGCTTCAAGAATTGTTCTTTCTTTTATCACGTCACTTGCAGGCATCATTAAATACTTCTGAGAAAGTATGTTTAGATAATTGGGAGTAATACTGAGTCTATCAGCATAAAAACCTACTGAAGACTCTGTTTGAAAATTAGCATCTACTAAATCATTAAACTTCTTTATTACTTTTTCTGGCCTACCCGAAAAATGATATTCAGG is a genomic window containing:
- a CDS encoding amidohydrolase, which translates into the protein MEENKISRKKFLGLGAAATGAALFSGIGAAAMAQEQAEDGKKSALKEYILSNVRLEEGFEYNEKNEVVATKTALYNLHIAEGKIKSITKDKPVTKLKTVDAKGFLMLPGLRDMHIHIDKTYYGGNWNAAPRKGYTVKDMITLEQKIIPQLLTDSQYKAEEAIKLMQSQGSYFARCQCNIDPVSGLKSLEHLLAALDKNKDSFGWEIVAFPQHGILYSQSEPLLREAAKMGVDFIGGLDPTSVDGNMEKSLDAMFQIAIDTNKGIDIHLHEGLPSGKAAIEYIIKRTEENKQLQGKTYISHGFALAKMEPKDLEKVAEQMGALGIGVVSTIPIGKTIMPIPTLKKYGVKLMTGTDSIVDHWMPFGTCDMLEKAKLCAQLYGWTDEYSLSRALHIATTNEILPLNDAGTKVWPAIGNDANFILVKASCSAEAVARLPKREGVFFKGKMIAGEMV
- a CDS encoding ankyrin repeat domain-containing protein, translated to MEKNKNRSNLRYCLILYVLILMGCSSKQTDLKIDKMKDKTLIEAVEAGDIDNVIALLKEKPSLETKNIDGETPLMRAVYNNNNEIAILLINAGADVNAQNKMLDSPFLYAGAEGNLEIVKESLSHGANFKIYNRYGGSALIPAAEKGHLDVVKLLVNTPNYPKDHINNLGWTALLEAVILSDGGIVHVNIVKALIQGGCNVNIADKNGVTSLAHAKKRGYKEMIKVLEQAKAK